One window of the Leptolyngbya sp. FACHB-261 genome contains the following:
- a CDS encoding MFS transporter, which translates to MELFSEWLPVPKQSHPQARPCGLPSASLCSVPYGSLASLASYLGTWMQNVGGVWLMTSLTSSSLLVSLMQTATTLPVFLVGLPAGALADIVDRRRLLLLTQGLMLAAAMALSICTLLGIANPWLLLGLTFLLGLGAAMTGPAWQAITPELVGRSQLSQAIALNSIGFSLSRAVGPAIGGLVVAAAGPGAVFLLNALSFVGVMVVLYTWRRPRTHSLLPPEHIGEAIEAGLRYTHYAPSLQAVLVHVGAFIACGSALWALLPLIARQELGLEALGYGVLLGCLGVGAVVGGVLLPTFQRWLSMDRLAIAMTLVFALATLALAYIRSLPWLYLALTVGGLAWPVLLSSLTVSVQTVVPAWVQARALAVYGLVFQGGLALGSALWGIVAERTGSPTALMYAAVGLVVGGLATTRWHLNANQDLDLSPSLHWSEPTTVMELAPEDGPVLITVEYQIEPEHSQEFVQAMQQVGLSRRRDGAIRWGLYRDPANPSRHVETFVVKSWAEHLRQHERVTVADRLAEEQARAFHIGKESPIVLHLIYAHPKQDLQS; encoded by the coding sequence ATGGAGCTGTTTAGCGAATGGTTGCCAGTCCCAAAGCAAAGTCACCCTCAAGCGCGTCCATGTGGGCTCCCCTCCGCGAGCCTTTGTTCCGTGCCCTATGGATCGCTCGCTTCTTTAGCCTCCTATCTGGGCACCTGGATGCAGAACGTGGGTGGCGTGTGGCTAATGACTTCCTTAACCTCATCGTCACTCTTGGTGTCTCTCATGCAGACTGCCACTACTTTGCCAGTATTTCTAGTGGGGCTGCCAGCTGGAGCCCTAGCTGACATTGTCGATCGTCGTCGCTTGCTCCTGCTGACTCAGGGGTTAATGCTAGCGGCAGCTATGGCCTTAAGTATTTGTACTCTTCTGGGCATTGCCAATCCCTGGCTGCTGCTGGGGCTCACTTTCCTCTTGGGATTGGGAGCAGCGATGACGGGTCCGGCCTGGCAAGCGATCACTCCCGAACTTGTAGGTCGGTCCCAGTTGTCGCAGGCAATTGCGCTAAACAGCATAGGCTTCAGCCTGTCACGGGCTGTGGGACCAGCCATAGGCGGTTTGGTGGTAGCAGCAGCTGGTCCAGGAGCTGTGTTTTTGCTGAATGCCCTTTCTTTTGTAGGGGTGATGGTGGTGCTCTACACTTGGCGTCGCCCTCGCACTCACAGCCTGTTACCCCCTGAGCACATTGGCGAAGCCATTGAGGCTGGGCTGCGCTACACCCACTATGCCCCTAGTCTTCAGGCAGTGCTGGTACATGTGGGCGCATTCATTGCTTGTGGTAGTGCGCTGTGGGCATTACTGCCGCTGATTGCCCGCCAAGAGCTGGGGCTGGAAGCTCTGGGGTACGGCGTTTTGTTAGGGTGTCTGGGCGTAGGCGCGGTCGTGGGCGGAGTTCTGCTGCCAACGTTTCAGCGCTGGCTGTCGATGGATCGCCTTGCAATCGCCATGACCCTGGTCTTTGCTCTGGCAACCTTGGCACTGGCCTATATCCGCAGTTTGCCTTGGCTCTATCTAGCGTTGACTGTTGGTGGCCTAGCCTGGCCAGTACTACTGTCGAGCTTGACCGTTAGTGTCCAAACGGTAGTGCCAGCCTGGGTGCAAGCGCGAGCTCTGGCAGTTTACGGACTGGTGTTTCAGGGTGGGCTTGCCCTGGGCAGTGCTCTGTGGGGCATCGTCGCCGAGCGAACCGGCAGCCCTACAGCCTTAATGTATGCAGCAGTGGGATTAGTGGTCGGAGGCTTGGCGACCACCCGTTGGCACTTGAATGCCAACCAAGACCTGGATCTGAGCCCATCTTTGCACTGGTCTGAGCCAACTACCGTAATGGAGCTAGCGCCAGAGGATGGCCCTGTGTTGATCACAGTTGAGTATCAGATTGAGCCGGAGCACTCCCAAGAGTTTGTGCAAGCGATGCAACAAGTCGGGCTTTCACGCCGCCGAGACGGGGCAATTCGCTGGGGACTATATCGCGATCCTGCCAATCCCAGCCGTCACGTCGAAACTTTTGTCGTGAAGTCTTGGGCAGAACACCTACGTCAGCACGAACGAGTCACAGTTGCCGATCGATTAGCAGAGGAGCAGGCTCGTGCGTTCCATATCGGGAAGGAGAGTCCTATCGTGCTTCATCTGATCTATGCTCATCCTAAGCAGGACTTGCAGTCGTGA
- a CDS encoding peptidoglycan-binding protein, which translates to MVNTARIISDPILQIGSAGPKVRELQALLNYELGERQQIVADGIFGLSTEGALRVVQYRYLLAQDGVAGLQTWHVLRTRSLVQKPRLARGSQGNLVVRVQQVLKGGGFYSGVIDGEFGLRTENAVEDFQERRRLKSVDGVVGHETWQALVELARILTSK; encoded by the coding sequence ATGGTCAATACCGCCAGAATAATCAGCGATCCAATCCTTCAAATTGGTTCTGCGGGGCCAAAAGTTAGGGAATTGCAAGCGCTCTTGAACTATGAATTAGGTGAGCGGCAGCAAATTGTGGCGGATGGGATTTTCGGCCTCAGCACTGAAGGTGCCCTCAGAGTTGTCCAGTATCGCTACCTTCTTGCTCAAGACGGCGTTGCGGGTTTGCAGACCTGGCATGTGCTGCGGACCCGTTCCCTGGTTCAGAAGCCTCGCTTAGCCCGAGGCAGTCAGGGCAATCTGGTGGTGAGAGTGCAGCAAGTCTTGAAGGGTGGCGGCTTTTATAGCGGCGTCATTGATGGTGAATTTGGCCTGCGCACCGAAAATGCGGTAGAAGATTTTCAAGAAAGACGCCGTTTGAAGTCTGTGGATGGCGTGGTTGGTCATGAGACCTGGCAAGCTCTGGTTGAGTTAGCCCGAATTTTGACGAGCAAATAA
- a CDS encoding alternative oxidase, producing the protein MKAVIRFVVGVLVFVTDVLYQKRPYQRFYVLETIARVPYFAYLSVLHLYETLGYWRKADLLKIHFAETWNELHHLLIMESLGGSRYWVDRFLAQHLAVAYYWLVVPIYILLPRYAYYMMELIEEHAYHTYEAHLEAHGEELRTQPAPQIAIDYYRDGDLYMFEEVQTEHRAEFRRPKVDNLYDVFVNIRDDEGEHVKTMIACQEPEARLTFTSPHTVVAVEIVNSELGLEKLLEASS; encoded by the coding sequence ATGAAAGCTGTGATTCGATTCGTCGTCGGTGTTCTGGTATTTGTCACTGATGTCTTGTATCAGAAGCGCCCCTACCAGCGTTTCTATGTTCTGGAAACTATCGCCCGTGTTCCTTACTTTGCCTATCTATCTGTTCTCCATCTTTACGAAACTCTGGGTTACTGGCGCAAAGCAGATTTGTTGAAAATTCACTTTGCTGAAACCTGGAACGAATTGCATCACTTGCTGATTATGGAATCACTAGGTGGGAGCCGTTATTGGGTTGACCGCTTTTTGGCGCAACACTTGGCGGTAGCATACTACTGGTTGGTTGTACCAATCTACATACTTTTACCTCGATACGCCTACTACATGATGGAGCTGATTGAGGAGCACGCCTATCATACTTATGAGGCTCACCTCGAAGCACATGGAGAGGAACTGAGAACTCAACCGGCTCCTCAAATTGCAATTGACTATTATCGAGATGGGGATCTCTACATGTTTGAGGAAGTTCAAACCGAGCACCGGGCTGAATTTCGTCGTCCCAAAGTAGACAATCTCTACGATGTGTTTGTCAACATTCGGGATGATGAAGGCGAACATGTGAAGACGATGATTGCTTGTCAGGAGCCAGAAGCGCGGCTTACTTTCACAAGTCCACATACTGTTGTTGCTGTGGAGATTGTCAACTCAGAGCTTGGCTTGGAGAAGCTTCTTGAGGCCAGTTCCTGA
- a CDS encoding SDR family NAD(P)-dependent oxidoreductase, with translation MDLKLTNKTALVSGSTAGIGLAIAAALAQEGASVFVNGRTKERVAAAVEQIKSVNANSNVQGVAADLSTQSGAEELFQQVPEVDILINNLGIYEAKPFAEISDEDWNKIIEINFLSGVRLSRRYLPRMLEKNWGRIIFISSESGVNIPSEMIHYGVTKTAQVALSRGLAELTVGSNVTVNSVLPGPTKSEGVASFVQDLATSQGVDQSQVEKEFFQTTRPSSLIQRFASPEEVAALVAFIASPLSSATNGAALRAEGGVVRSAL, from the coding sequence ATGGATCTCAAGCTCACCAACAAAACCGCTTTAGTCAGTGGCTCCACTGCTGGGATTGGTTTGGCAATCGCTGCAGCCCTAGCACAAGAAGGAGCCTCAGTTTTCGTCAATGGCAGGACAAAGGAACGGGTTGCAGCTGCAGTAGAGCAAATCAAAAGCGTTAACGCCAACAGCAATGTTCAGGGGGTAGCGGCAGACCTCTCAACTCAATCTGGTGCTGAAGAACTGTTCCAGCAAGTGCCAGAAGTTGATATTCTCATTAACAACTTAGGCATTTACGAGGCCAAGCCGTTTGCAGAAATCTCTGACGAAGACTGGAACAAAATTATCGAAATCAACTTTCTAAGCGGGGTGCGTCTGTCCCGGCGTTATCTCCCTCGTATGCTGGAGAAAAACTGGGGGCGGATCATCTTCATCTCCAGTGAATCAGGAGTAAATATTCCTTCTGAGATGATCCACTATGGGGTCACCAAAACAGCCCAAGTAGCACTGTCTCGTGGCCTGGCAGAGTTAACGGTAGGCAGCAATGTTACGGTCAATTCAGTCTTACCAGGCCCTACCAAATCTGAGGGGGTTGCCAGCTTTGTGCAGGATTTAGCGACGTCTCAAGGAGTGGATCAATCCCAAGTTGAGAAAGAATTTTTCCAAACTACTAGGCCCTCTTCCTTAATCCAACGCTTTGCTTCCCCCGAGGAAGTAGCTGCATTGGTCGCTTTTATTGCCAGCCCCTTGTCCTCAGCTACGAACGGGGCAGCTCTGCGCGCCGAGGGGGGTGTTGTTCGCTCAGCCCTTTAA
- a CDS encoding SH3 domain-containing protein, whose translation MTSSVSLLAVLAVGLLANPSTAQTRSRSAVRPRVATVQRMVNGDLMCYVTLVDDSGQTYQSVGATFELCANQSAYLNKRVNLTYGTVSVNDCQSTEPCGRSRRQTLITQMQIINNANSCSRGTSAGYLPPRLQVGQSGSSVHVGNLNLRQQPGVQGRVVGVLAPGNTFRVLEGPACAGNYVWWKVNTGRTQGWVAEGEPASAVYWLVPDPISN comes from the coding sequence TTGACTTCGTCGGTTTCGTTATTAGCTGTCCTAGCAGTTGGCCTGCTTGCCAATCCTTCTACTGCTCAAACTAGATCTAGATCCGCTGTCCGTCCCAGAGTTGCCACTGTGCAGCGCATGGTGAATGGCGACCTCATGTGTTACGTCACGCTAGTCGATGACAGTGGGCAGACGTATCAAAGTGTAGGGGCAACGTTTGAACTCTGCGCTAATCAAAGCGCTTATTTAAACAAACGGGTCAATCTGACCTACGGGACAGTTTCAGTTAATGATTGCCAAAGTACTGAGCCCTGTGGTAGAAGCCGACGGCAAACGCTGATTACCCAAATGCAAATCATCAACAACGCCAATAGCTGCTCACGAGGAACTTCAGCCGGTTATTTGCCACCGCGCTTACAGGTTGGCCAGAGTGGGAGTTCTGTTCATGTTGGCAATCTCAATCTTCGGCAACAACCAGGTGTCCAAGGCCGAGTTGTGGGCGTTTTAGCGCCTGGTAATACCTTTAGGGTTTTAGAAGGGCCTGCCTGTGCAGGTAACTATGTCTGGTGGAAAGTTAATACGGGACGAACTCAAGGTTGGGTTGCTGAGGGCGAACCAGCTTCAGCAGTCTATTGGCTAGTTCCTGATCCCATCAGCAACTAG
- a CDS encoding NB-ARC domain-containing protein, with translation MTFKPLSKPKRSRGVILTSQGWHKLQQAKQEAEAEHNWSQHFTLEQLGERTGLSLHTVSRILKREEGVDKQSLEYFLRAFGLELDKGDCARPVPPFEELAARQSNPQQDWAEAADVSVFYGRSEELIQLRQWILEEHCRLLALLGIGGIGKSSLVVKLALQIQPEFEAVVWRSLQNAPPLEELLGSVLQFLMRVQGEDTLLPETLDGRVTKLMDCLRSSRCLLILDNAETILGSGRQAGQWQEGYEGYGQLLKRVGEVPHQSCVLLTSREKPREIALLEGERLPVRSLQLAGLKPADGRELFRNKGQFTGSEAEWNKLIEHYGGNPLALKLVAAATHELFDGRIAGLLEYAEQGVLVVEDIRDLLERQFNRLSEVEQEVMYWFAINREPISVAELSEDVVSATSRRELLGAVNSLLRRSLIEQSAARFNLQPVVMEYVTERLVKSICHEITTQNLELLRTHALIKAQAKDYVREMQGRLIVEPVMECLLMALGSHRGIEGRLKELLVQQREQAPLQPGYVGGNVLNLLVALGTDLRGYDFSNLTVWQASLQGVNLPQVNFAHADLGKSIFKGTLGAVFGIAFSPDGELLATGDAEGGVRVWQVATGKPLSTFGEHTGWVWSVAFSPDGRLLASCGEDQTVRLWDVSSGQCLQTLHGHQSSVWSVAFSPDGRTLASGSDECSVSLWQVSSGRCLRTLQGHTGRVLSVAFSPDGQTLASGSDEPSVKLWEVSSGRCLNTLEGHTDRIWSVTFSPDGSTLASGSADDTIRLWEVTTGQCLGTLEGHTDRVRSVAFHAEGHILASSSDDQAIKLWEVSTGECFSTLRGHTDPVFSVAFNVDGSTLASGSSDQTARLWDFDSGRCLRTLRGYTNSVYSVVFHPEGDRLASGSTDQTVRLWEVGTGQCLKTLEGHNGWVLCVAFHPEGHLLASSSADQTIRLWDVSSGRCLHTLDGHSGWIQSVRFSPDGHLLVSGGDDQTLRLWDVSSGECLSILRGHSNWVWSVAFSPNDQLLASGSEDQTIRLWDVSSGQCLSTLQGHASRVQAVRFSPDGRTLASSSGDQTIRLWDVSSGQCLQVFHGHENTVWSIAFDSEGRQLASISLDQTIRLWEVSSGQCLSVLERLNNPVRSSIAFQPAKLQVSRKGAKVKGEDSSSGTRDGASNRSTEPMLGSLLVSGSHNGALKLWNSQTGQCLKVLNPERPYTGMNITGVTGLTALQKAALKTLGAVES, from the coding sequence ATGACCTTCAAGCCTCTGTCTAAGCCTAAGCGCAGTCGTGGTGTCATCCTCACTTCTCAGGGGTGGCACAAGTTGCAGCAGGCTAAACAAGAAGCTGAGGCGGAGCACAACTGGAGCCAGCACTTCACGCTTGAGCAACTGGGGGAGCGCACAGGACTCTCGCTACACACTGTCTCCCGTATCCTCAAGCGCGAGGAAGGGGTTGATAAGCAATCACTGGAGTATTTTCTACGGGCCTTTGGCCTGGAGCTGGATAAGGGTGACTGTGCCCGTCCTGTCCCACCCTTTGAAGAACTGGCCGCTCGACAAAGTAACCCCCAGCAAGACTGGGCAGAGGCAGCGGATGTGTCTGTCTTCTATGGCCGAAGCGAAGAACTAATCCAGCTGCGTCAATGGATTTTGGAGGAACACTGCCGCTTGCTAGCCCTGCTTGGCATTGGCGGCATTGGCAAAAGCAGCCTGGTTGTGAAACTGGCCCTGCAAATTCAGCCAGAGTTCGAGGCAGTGGTTTGGCGCTCGTTGCAGAACGCCCCTCCCCTAGAAGAGCTCTTGGGAAGCGTGCTGCAATTTCTGATGCGGGTGCAGGGAGAGGACACCCTCCTACCCGAAACCTTAGATGGCAGGGTGACCAAGCTGATGGATTGCCTGCGTTCCTCTCGCTGTTTGCTGATTCTGGATAACGCCGAAACGATTCTGGGCAGTGGCAGGCAAGCAGGGCAATGGCAAGAGGGTTATGAGGGCTACGGGCAACTGCTGAAGCGAGTGGGTGAGGTGCCTCACCAAAGTTGTGTGCTGCTGACCAGCCGAGAAAAGCCCCGCGAGATCGCCCTGCTTGAAGGCGAGCGGTTACCAGTGCGGTCGTTGCAATTAGCTGGCCTCAAGCCCGCTGATGGACGAGAGCTGTTCCGGAACAAGGGGCAATTTACCGGTTCAGAGGCCGAGTGGAACAAGCTGATTGAGCACTATGGCGGCAACCCACTAGCGCTGAAGCTGGTGGCCGCCGCAACCCACGAACTCTTTGACGGCAGAATTGCGGGGCTACTGGAGTACGCAGAGCAAGGCGTCTTGGTGGTTGAGGATATCCGGGACCTGCTGGAGCGGCAGTTTAACCGCTTGTCAGAAGTGGAGCAGGAGGTGATGTACTGGTTCGCTATAAATCGGGAGCCTATCTCTGTCGCAGAACTCAGCGAGGATGTGGTCAGCGCAACCTCAAGACGAGAACTGCTCGGTGCCGTGAACTCGCTGCTAAGGCGCTCCCTAATTGAGCAGAGTGCGGCCCGATTCAATCTTCAACCCGTGGTGATGGAATATGTCACCGAGCGGCTAGTCAAGTCGATTTGCCATGAGATTACAACCCAGAATCTAGAGCTTTTACGGACTCACGCTCTGATTAAAGCCCAGGCCAAAGACTATGTGCGCGAGATGCAAGGGCGATTGATCGTTGAGCCTGTGATGGAGTGCCTGCTTATGGCCTTGGGCAGCCACCGAGGAATTGAGGGACGGCTGAAGGAATTGCTAGTGCAGCAGCGGGAGCAGGCTCCTCTACAACCTGGCTACGTTGGGGGTAACGTTCTCAATCTGCTAGTGGCGTTGGGCACAGACTTGAGGGGCTATGACTTCTCAAACCTCACAGTTTGGCAAGCCTCGTTGCAGGGCGTCAATTTGCCTCAAGTCAATTTCGCGCATGCGGATCTAGGCAAATCTATTTTTAAAGGGACTCTCGGTGCTGTTTTTGGGATTGCCTTCAGCCCAGACGGCGAACTGTTAGCAACGGGAGATGCTGAGGGTGGCGTCCGGGTCTGGCAAGTAGCAACGGGCAAGCCACTGTCAACCTTTGGCGAACACACAGGTTGGGTGTGGTCTGTAGCCTTTAGCCCCGATGGGCGGCTACTGGCTAGTTGTGGCGAAGACCAAACCGTGAGGCTTTGGGACGTCAGCAGTGGTCAATGTCTGCAAACCCTGCATGGGCACCAGAGTTCAGTGTGGTCTGTAGCCTTTAGCCCCGATGGTCGGACGCTAGCTAGTGGCAGCGACGAATGCTCGGTGAGCCTGTGGCAAGTCAGCAGTGGCCGTTGTCTGCGTACCCTCCAAGGCCATACAGGTCGGGTGCTCTCAGTTGCCTTCAGCCCCGATGGCCAGACGCTGGCTAGCGGCAGTGATGAGCCCTCAGTGAAGCTCTGGGAGGTCAGTAGTGGCCGTTGTCTCAACACTCTGGAAGGACATACTGACCGAATTTGGTCAGTCACATTCAGTCCAGATGGCTCGACCTTAGCTAGTGGCAGTGCCGACGACACGATCCGCTTATGGGAAGTCACAACAGGGCAATGCCTGGGCACTCTGGAGGGGCATACTGATCGGGTACGCTCTGTTGCCTTCCACGCCGAGGGACATATCCTCGCCAGTTCCAGTGATGACCAGGCGATTAAGCTCTGGGAGGTCAGCACGGGGGAATGTTTCAGCACCCTGCGTGGGCACACCGATCCTGTCTTTTCAGTGGCTTTCAATGTCGATGGCAGCACCCTCGCCAGCGGCAGCAGTGACCAGACGGCAAGGCTCTGGGATTTCGACAGCGGTCGCTGTCTAAGAACGCTCCGAGGCTATACCAATTCTGTCTACTCGGTTGTGTTTCATCCCGAAGGCGACAGACTGGCTAGCGGCAGCACTGATCAGACGGTGCGGCTCTGGGAAGTTGGCACCGGGCAGTGCCTAAAAACCCTGGAGGGACACAACGGCTGGGTGCTATGCGTCGCTTTTCATCCAGAGGGACATCTACTAGCCAGCAGCAGCGCCGACCAAACGATTCGCCTGTGGGACGTGAGCAGTGGGCGCTGCCTCCACACTCTGGACGGGCACTCAGGTTGGATCCAGTCGGTCCGCTTCAGCCCGGATGGGCACTTGCTCGTCAGTGGTGGCGACGATCAAACCCTACGTTTATGGGACGTGAGTAGTGGCGAGTGTCTCAGCATCTTGAGGGGGCACAGCAATTGGGTTTGGTCGGTTGCCTTCAGTCCCAACGACCAGCTATTAGCAAGCGGCAGTGAGGATCAAACGATTCGTCTGTGGGACGTGAGCAGTGGCCAATGCCTGAGCACTTTGCAGGGACATGCCAGTCGAGTTCAGGCCGTTCGTTTTAGCCCCGATGGTCGCACCCTAGCTAGTAGCAGTGGCGACCAGACGATTCGTCTGTGGGACGTGAGCAGTGGCCAATGCCTGCAAGTTTTTCATGGGCATGAAAATACAGTCTGGTCTATCGCCTTTGACTCAGAAGGCCGACAGCTGGCGAGCATCAGCTTGGACCAAACGATTCGCCTCTGGGAGGTCAGCAGTGGCCAGTGCCTCAGCGTGTTAGAGAGGCTGAACAATCCAGTCCGCTCGTCCATTGCTTTCCAACCTGCCAAGCTGCAAGTGTCTCGAAAGGGTGCAAAAGTAAAGGGCGAAGATTCTAGTTCTGGAACCAGAGACGGAGCCAGCAACAGATCTACAGAACCAATGCTTGGCAGCTTACTGGTTAGTGGCAGCCACAATGGAGCGCTCAAGCTTTGGAACTCTCAGACGGGGCAGTGCCTGAAAGTGCTCAATCCTGAGCGGCCCTACACTGGCATGAATATTACTGGTGTCACGGGTCTAACAGCACTGCAGAAGGCAGCCTTAAAGACTCTGGGGGCCGTGGAAAGTTAA
- a CDS encoding DUF928 domain-containing protein, whose product MFNTLIASLNLVLMASSPTLLPRGTELASEKQSWQVAQTYYPPDRGAPPSTSGGATRSSCVSGDKPLTALVAADRPGLTTLARPSFFLYVPSTQAQTAEFVLKDDSGDEVYRTILSLPSQPGVMSFSLPANSPSLEVNKDYRWYFSLICQPENRLEDVFVSAWVRRVVPSPAWLGELRQAAPKERSDRYAQAGFWSDALAILAELRRTSPQDSSLAAAWNRLLQAANLGILTDAPLLSGPR is encoded by the coding sequence ATGTTTAACACTCTTATCGCTTCTCTCAACTTAGTGCTGATGGCTAGTTCTCCCACCTTGTTACCTAGGGGGACGGAGCTAGCTTCAGAGAAACAGTCCTGGCAGGTGGCTCAAACTTACTATCCTCCCGACCGTGGTGCACCACCGAGCACATCGGGAGGCGCAACTCGTAGCTCCTGCGTGAGCGGCGATAAGCCTTTAACTGCCTTGGTTGCGGCTGATAGACCTGGCCTAACTACCTTGGCCCGTCCCAGCTTCTTCCTGTATGTGCCTTCCACCCAGGCTCAAACGGCAGAGTTCGTGCTGAAAGATGACAGTGGCGATGAAGTTTACCGGACCATACTTTCCCTGCCCAGCCAGCCTGGTGTCATGAGTTTCAGCTTGCCTGCCAACAGCCCAAGTTTAGAAGTTAACAAAGATTACCGGTGGTACTTCTCGCTGATTTGCCAACCCGAAAATCGGCTGGAGGATGTTTTTGTGAGTGCCTGGGTGCGACGGGTGGTGCCTAGTCCGGCTTGGTTGGGTGAACTGAGACAGGCTGCTCCCAAGGAACGCTCAGACCGCTATGCCCAGGCCGGTTTTTGGAGTGATGCGCTAGCCATCTTGGCGGAGCTGCGACGTACCAGCCCACAAGACTCAAGCTTGGCGGCAGCCTGGAATAGGCTTTTGCAGGCTGCCAACTTAGGAATCTTAACGGACGCGCCGCTCCTCTCAGGGCCGCGTTGA
- a CDS encoding ShlB/FhaC/HecB family hemolysin secretion/activation protein, with product MHCPRACSLARSWLLISVGALAGSLLSEPAYAQRPPQLDLPQPQERPRQFNLPRPQDVFPAPAPALPEPPPPEPLPPPAELLPLQPGAPELSEPPSGPVPERIVVREIRVVGSTVFSAEQLAAITAPFTNRPIAFSELLQARSAITQFYIDQGYITSGAYIPAEQMIRDGVVTIQVIEGSVESITVSGTTRLNPNYVRSRLALAAKAPLNRNRLLEALQVLQLDPLIANLSAELSASTRPGNNLLEVRVSEADSFNTQFGVDNGRSPSVGTLRGRVQFDEGNLLGLGDRISAAYTLTEGSDAVDVSYTLPLSPRNTTFSLRYSHGDNDVIEEPFNALGIISRFDVYEFSLRHPILQTPTEEVALGITASRQETATEVSLNDIGPFPISPGADEKGRTRVSALRFFQEWTQRSSRYVLAFRSQFSLGLDVLDATIRPDPPDSRFFSWRGQGQWVRLLAPDTLLLLRGDLQFAGRTLVPLEQFGLGGQDSVRGYRQDELLTDNGLFASAEVRLPVLRVPEIEGLLQVAPFVDVGTGWNLSGQPNPEQQTLVSVGLGLRWQMGDRLTARFDWGIPLISVDSPNRTLQEQGLYFSLNWSPF from the coding sequence ATGCACTGCCCCCGTGCCTGCAGCCTAGCTCGGTCTTGGCTCTTGATTAGTGTCGGCGCTCTAGCTGGGTCTCTGCTGTCCGAACCCGCATACGCGCAACGTCCTCCTCAATTGGATCTGCCCCAACCTCAGGAACGTCCTCGTCAATTCAATCTGCCTCGACCTCAGGACGTTTTTCCGGCTCCGGCTCCGGCTTTGCCCGAGCCACCCCCGCCTGAACCCCTACCCCCACCTGCCGAACTACTGCCGCTCCAGCCTGGTGCACCGGAATTGTCTGAGCCACCTTCTGGTCCTGTGCCCGAGAGGATTGTGGTTCGTGAGATTCGCGTGGTTGGCAGTACCGTCTTCAGTGCTGAGCAGTTGGCTGCGATCACTGCTCCCTTTACCAATCGCCCCATTGCATTTTCGGAGTTGCTGCAAGCCCGCTCTGCAATCACCCAGTTTTACATTGACCAAGGCTACATCACCTCTGGCGCTTACATTCCGGCGGAGCAAATGATCCGCGATGGTGTGGTGACCATACAGGTGATTGAGGGCAGCGTTGAATCAATCACCGTCAGTGGTACGACCCGCCTGAACCCAAACTATGTCCGCAGCCGCCTGGCTCTCGCTGCTAAAGCTCCCCTCAACCGCAACCGCTTGCTTGAGGCCTTGCAGGTCTTGCAACTGGACCCCCTAATTGCCAACCTATCAGCGGAATTATCTGCCAGTACGCGCCCAGGCAACAACTTACTAGAAGTTCGGGTGAGCGAGGCCGACTCGTTCAATACTCAATTCGGGGTGGATAATGGCCGCTCACCGAGTGTGGGCACGCTCCGAGGCCGCGTTCAGTTTGATGAAGGCAATCTACTGGGCTTGGGGGACAGGATCAGTGCTGCTTACACGCTGACTGAAGGCAGCGATGCGGTGGATGTTAGCTACACGCTGCCCCTTAGCCCTCGCAACACAACTTTCAGCCTGCGCTACAGCCATGGCGACAACGATGTGATCGAGGAGCCTTTCAATGCGCTGGGGATAATTTCCCGTTTTGACGTCTACGAGTTCAGCCTGCGCCATCCAATTCTGCAGACTCCGACTGAGGAAGTTGCACTGGGCATCACAGCCTCGCGGCAGGAGACTGCCACTGAAGTTTCGCTGAATGACATTGGTCCCTTCCCGATCTCGCCGGGGGCCGACGAGAAGGGACGCACACGGGTTTCGGCCTTGCGCTTCTTTCAGGAGTGGACCCAGCGTAGTAGCCGGTATGTGTTGGCGTTTCGTTCGCAGTTTAGTCTTGGCTTGGATGTGCTGGATGCAACGATCCGGCCAGACCCGCCTGACAGCCGTTTCTTTTCCTGGCGTGGGCAGGGGCAGTGGGTGCGCCTGCTGGCACCAGATACGCTACTTTTACTGCGCGGCGACTTACAATTCGCAGGTCGGACGCTGGTGCCCTTGGAGCAGTTTGGCCTTGGGGGCCAGGACAGCGTGCGGGGCTATCGCCAAGATGAGTTGCTGACCGATAATGGCCTATTTGCTTCAGCGGAAGTGCGGTTGCCCGTGCTACGGGTACCAGAGATTGAAGGTCTTTTGCAGGTGGCGCCGTTTGTGGATGTGGGGACAGGTTGGAACCTCTCCGGTCAACCCAATCCAGAGCAGCAAACACTGGTCTCGGTCGGTCTAGGCCTGCGCTGGCAGATGGGCGATCGCCTGACCGCTCGCTTTGACTGGGGAATTCCTTTGATCTCAGTAGATTCGCCAAACCGAACGCTGCAAGAACAGGGGCTTTACTTCTCGCTCAACTGGAGTCCCTTCTAG